In one Ochotona princeps isolate mOchPri1 chromosome 16, mOchPri1.hap1, whole genome shotgun sequence genomic region, the following are encoded:
- the LOC105942433 gene encoding vomeronasal type-1 receptor 1-like, with amino-acid sequence MFPSSLDMGIIFLTQTGIGLVGNSSLLCLYNFTLLSGRYLRPTDLILNQLVLTNSIVLFSKGIPQTMAAFGWKYFLDDVGCKIIFYFYRLATGVSFSTICLFNGFQAIKLDPSICKWMELKTRSLRFIAFCCFICWVPHLLINSCLPVIVSGPLHKKNSSMGENYGYCSWQLSEDLLDSFYTILYFSPDILSLGFLIWASGSTVLVLHRHKQRVWHIRQQRPSSRPSHEVRATHTILILVSFFVTFYSIYLTLTIWMALVANQGQWMVNTSVLVASSFPAFSPFVLMLRDTRIARLCSGCRVSTAAFADPPAGS; translated from the coding sequence ATGTTTCCTTCCAGCTTGGATATGGGGATCATCTTCCTCACTCAGACAGGAATCGGCCTTGTGGGAAATTCCTCCCTCCTGTGCCTTTACAACTTCACTTTGCTAAGTGGACGCTACTTGAGGCCCACTGATTTAATTCTCAACCAACTGGTGTTGACCAATTCCATTGTTCTGTTCTCTAAAGGTATACCCCAGACAATGGCTGCTTTTGGGTGGAAATATTTCCTAGATGATGTTGGATGTAAAATCATCTTCTATTTTTACCGTCTGGCCACAGGAGTGTCCTTCAGCACTATCTGCCTCTTCAATGGCTTCCAGGCCATTAAACTTGACCCCAGTATTTGTAAGTGGATGGAGCTCAAGACCAGATCCTTAAGGTTcattgccttctgctgctttatcTGCTGGGTTCCGCACCTCTTGATAAATTCTTGTCTTCCTGTAATAGTGAGTGGTCCGCTGCATAAGAAAAATAGCAGTATGGGAGAGAATTATGGGTACTGTTCTTGGCAGCTAAGTGAAGATCTTCTAGATTCATTTTACACGATCCTGTATTTTTCTCCTGACATTCTGAGCTTGGGCTTCCTGATATGGGCCAGTGGCTCGACTGTCCTCGTCCTGCATAGGCACAAACAGCGAGTCTGGCACATCCGCCAACAACGgccttcttccaggccttcccaCGAGGTCAGAGCCACTCACACCATCCTAATCCTGGTGAGTTTCTTTGTGACCTTCTATTCCATATATCTCACTTTGACCATCTGGATGGCGCTTGTGGCAAACCAAGGCCAGTGGATGGTGAACACCTCTGTGCTGGTGGCCTCGAGCTTCCCAGCCTTCAGTCCCTTTGTGCTCATGCTCCGTGACACCAGAATCGCTCGGCTGTGTTCTGGCTGTCGGGTCAGCACAGCAGCGTTTGCTGATCCGCCTGCAGGCTCGTGA